In Nicotiana tabacum cultivar K326 chromosome 2, ASM71507v2, whole genome shotgun sequence, the following proteins share a genomic window:
- the LOC142167803 gene encoding uncharacterized protein LOC142167803, which yields MATTSATPPLPRGNTAHNGRNAGNVPQTAATSHPIEEASDAVITGILRVFSLHAYALMDPGSTFSYVTPYFALDFGIEPEQLLEPFSVSTPVGDSVIASRVYRGCVVIIQDRETITDPIELEMVDFDVIMGMDWLYKCYAILDCRIKVVKFEFPNKPVREWKGNIVEPRGKFISYLKVKKMITKGCICHLVRVIDTTAEVTSIQFVPIVNEFPDVFPDELPGTKVDPQKIEAVKSWPRPTTPTEIHSFLGLAGYYRRFVEHFSTLASPLTKLTQKAAKFQWLDACKRSFQQLKARLTTTSVLMMPTCLGDFMVYCDASRVRLGYVLMHKEKANVVADALSRKLGGTLVHLPIDKEIYVCAIACSSLIEHVKAK from the exons ATGGCTACTACTTCAGCTACACCGCCCCTACCTAGGGGTAATACGGCCCACAACGGGCGCAATGCAGGAAATGTGCCACAGACAGCTGCTACTTCTCATCCTATTGAAGAggcttcagatgctgttatcacaggtatacTTAGAGTTTTTTCTCTACATGCGTATGCTCTTATGGATCCTGGATCTACTTTTTCCTATGTTACTCCGTACTTTGCTTTGGATTTTGGGATAGAGCCAGAACAACTACTTGAACCATTTTCTGTGTCGACTCCGGTGGGAGATTCTGTTATTGCCTCCCGCGTTTATAGGGGTTGTGTGGTTATAATTCAAGATCGAGAGACTATAACAGACCCCATTGAGCTAgaaatggttgactttgatgtgattatggggatggattggttatacAAGTGTTACGCCATTCTTGATTGTCGTATTAAAGTGGTCAAGTTTGAGTTTCCTAATAAGCCAGTTCGTGAGTGGAAAGGCAATATTGTTGAGCCTCGAGGTAAATTTATTTCATACCTTAAGGTGAAGAAGATGATCACGAAGGGATGTATTTGTCATTTAGTTAGAGTCATTGACACAACTGCGGAGGTAACAAGCATTCAGTTTGTGCCAATTGTTAAcgagtttcctgatgtttttcccgatgagcttccgg GTactaaggttgatcctcaaaagattgaaGCGGTtaagagttggcctagaccaacTACACCgacagagatccatagtttctTGGGATTAGCGGGTTACTATCGGCGGTTTGTTGAACATTTTTCTACTCTTGCATCTCCAttaaccaagttgactcagaaagctGCGAAGTTTCAGTGGTTGGATGCTTGCAAGAGAAGTTTTCAACAGTTGAAAGCTAGATTGACTACGACGTCGGTATTGATGATGCCAACATGTTTGGGTGACTTTATGGTTTACTGTGATGCCTCTAGAGTTAGGTTGGGTTATGTCTTGATGCACAAAG AAAAGGCGAATGTGGTAGCCGACGCGCTAAGCCGAAAGTTAGGAGGTACTTTGGTGCATTTACCGATAGATAAAGAGATTTATGTTTGTGCCATAGCATGTTCCTCTCTTATTGAGCATGTCAAGGCTAAATAA